The Vulpes vulpes isolate BD-2025 chromosome 1, VulVul3, whole genome shotgun sequence genome contains the following window.
GTACCCATCCAGAGAGGAGATGCCTCCAGGCCTGAAACTCCCACTACCACCCACGCCCTGGCTCTCCCACCAGCCCTGACCCAACCATGCTCGTGACCTTGTTGTCACTGTCCCCCCTAAGattccccccactcccaccccttgGACACTGCCATACCCTGCCCTGAAATCCATACCAGGCAGGGCTCCAGGCCTTCAGCTGGCTCAGAACAGGCCCAATCACTCCACATCTCTCTCCCCAGCCTGAAGGACCCCACTCACCTCTCTGCGGGGAGTCAGGGCCTGGGCCGGTACCtgcaaaggaataaaatgacCCCATTAGCATCCTTCGGGCTCCTCTCTGAAGACCTGCCTCAGAGACCATCTCAGCCACGGAAGTCCCTGGTGTGATCATTCTCTCCACCCTCCTGCTGCAGACTCTGTATAGTCTCAGACAGACTCGGCGAGTCATTTCTGGAATCCAGGGAGTCTGGGCCTCAGGACTGTTCACCCTCCAAACCTAGGAGTCCAGGACTTTAACCCTTTGTCCTCTGTGGGCTTGCCAGGCCAGactccagccccctcctccctcaagaCTGTGGTGTCTGCAACCCCAGACTCTTCCTTCTTCAAACTCCagagtccaactcttgctttcttcctttctcaaggCTCAGGAATCTGGCCTCccagctgctcctcctccagATCCAGGATTGAAGGCGCCCAGCCTCTTCCTTCCAGGGTTCACATCCCAGTCCCCCAACTTTAAAGAGCTGAGTGGTATGGAGGATAGGAAAGAACCAGAGGTCCCCATCCTCACCATTACACCACTGTCATACCAACACATGTAGACATGCCAAAACCCACATGGACCCACAATACAATTCTCTCCATCTGGATTTCCATGGACACACCAGCATGGTGTGTGCGCCCACCCTCCGTGGGCCCTTGGCCTGGTGCGTGGACACACTTGTGTCCTTGGACTCTCGGATGGACCCCAGCATACCACAGGTCACACCACACAGGCCCCAATCTCACTGGGCCAAGAACTGAGGTCAGCCTTGTGCCAGAGAGACAGGCACATGGGTGCATATTGCCCTGCACATATGTTTGAACCTATATAACCCCAATCCCCAGAGACCAACACTGACACATAAATGGACTCACAACAGAGACACACACCCTCAAGGTGGACACACCTGCGGCCACAACCACATATGTACAACACTGACTTTCCTTTGCACATTCATACATACTCATGTACACATACAACAGAGGAAGCCATGTGCCCCCTTGCAGACAACCAGATACGTGCACCTATAACAGATATATGCTTGCACACTAGCCAACACACAGGGGCACACACATATAACATATACTCACTTGCACATACAAGTGATACACAGGTACATTCTCTTAAATGCCCAAACACACTCATACACACTCATACAACTTCACATATCCCCATGATGCATGGTCACAAAACTGATACATTCCCACACCAACAGATGCACAAACATACACGCTGGCTGATACACAcctcacatacatacacagaactACAagcatacacagacacacaaaactGATACACACTCAAACAAGCACACAGGCACAGAAAGATGCACCTTGCACAGACATTCTGGGATGTTCACTCATTCCAGACACATGCTCacacaacagccctgtgagggATTTACACACTTCCAACATGCACATAAAATACTGAACCACAGTAGCATAGGCAACAGATAGGCATAgattcacactcacacacagtcATGAACACACGTCCCTCCTAGCTCTGAGGTACCCGCACCCCACCTACTTCCCAGGCCAAAGAAATCCTAACATCCTTCCCTCCCAGCACATCCCACCCCCCCAACGGAGGCACAAGCCAGGCCTGAGGTCAGAGTTCAGCAGGTGGAGTCTCAAGGGTTGGGGGGCTGAGTCCTAGAGCCCGGCTACAAGGCTGTCCTCCCACTGGCAGCCCAAAGGTCCCCCGgcctggccatctgtatgccgGCAACTCCGGCCCCATCTGCCAGGGATCTGGtcgggtgggggggtggggtggggtgggtggggaagggccGGGTCTGTGCCCCTCCCCTAGGCCCATCTGTCCATCCCTCGGCCTCTCATCCCTCCATCTGTCCACCTACCGGCCGCCCATCCCCCCCCAGTCACCGGGAAGGGGAAGACATGGCCGTCTCCCCCAAGGACCGCCGAGGACCCCCCAGCTGACATGGACCCAGGGAGCGGCAaactcccctcccccaaacccacACAGAGGCCTGGACCCACAAGGAATGAGCCCCAGCCCCGGCCGGGAACCTGACATGgacgcacagacacacaccctCGGAGACATACAAcccgcagacacacacacacacacacgcacacacacacacacacacaccacagatgGACACCCGAACGGGCACACCCGGCTACACAAACCCTAGGATGGACATCCAAGCTGGACACAAACACCCAACGCAGCCAGCCCCGCGCACACTCGctggagggggggcgggggacccACACCTGGGCACACAACCcacgcacacacacctgcacacagcCCCTGCGATGGGCGCGCGACAGCCCCCCAGACACACAGCCGCAGGGGCAGGCACTCGGGGGGCACACGCGCGCGGCCGGACACAGCACCTCGGCTCGACACCCAGCACACACCCGGATGGCCACACAAGCAGGGCGCCGCACACGCCGGCGCCGGGCACACTCAGGGCCGCGCGAGCGCACGCCGGGCCCGCCGCAGCGCCGCGGACACACTCGCACGCTCGCGCGCTCACACCCGCGCCGCCaccggcgcccccgcccgccgcctcccgGGCCGCTGCGGGCCGCGCTCACCCAGCCCGGGggggccccgggcccggccccgccgccgccgcctcgctcCGCGccatggtggggggagggccgggggagggggcgcggtgCCGCGGGGCCgcctccctcccgcctcccgccctccctcccgagccgccgccgagctccgccctccgcgccgcccgccgccagagccccgccgccgccgccgccgcaaggggggagggggcgccggccggagggggcgggcgggACGGCCGCACCGCCCGGACCCCCGCCCGGGGCGCGCCGCAGACCCCTCGCCGCTGCGGAGCCgccggcccgcccccggcccctcccccgccccacccccagccccgccggcTTCCCCCGAGACCCCCCAGGCCACGCCCCAGCTGGCGTGGGGACTCGGATCTCCCagcggagacctgggatcaggtccccaAAGCCAGGAGAACCCGACCCCATACCTTACCTCCTCTGAGGACCCCAACCGTGGTCTACAGCCACCCAGGACCACAAAGCATGTCCTGCTCTCCTTGGTGACCTCAGACTCTGCCCCATACTCCAGCGGGGACCCCAGACCATATCCCAGCACCCAAGGGGAATCCAGAGCACCCCCCGCAGGGACCCTAAAGCATACCATCACATCCATTAGACCCCAGACCATGCCCCAACTTCCAGAGGAGACCCAAACCGTACGTCAACAGCCCAAGATCATGTCTTACTCCCTTTGGGGACCCAAACCATATCCTACGGCTCTTTGGGGACCCCCAGCCATGCCCTTCCACTCTCTAGGACCACAAACCATTCCCTGACCCTCAACAGGGACTCCAGACCATGTCTAATTTCTAGAGGACCCCAAAATGTCTTATTCCCCCTAACTTACCTCATTACCCCCATTAGACCCCAGACCATCCTCCCCTCTAAGGCAAGGCTTAGTTCCAGAACCCCTGATTTGCCccagattctttctctgcctccttcctgttCCTACTCTTTCTTTTGGACCCTGCAGACCCTTCCCCCTCCCTGTAATTTCCTTGCAACCCAGGATTCCTTGCTCCTTTTTTGGTTAGGCTCCTTTCTTGCCTAAATCCTACCCACTAGCTGACCCCaccagcccctccccactctccaccTCTTTCTGAGATACTCATCAGGCCCCCAAACCCAACAAGGCCTCCCCTCCAAATCTGCCTTATTGCAGTCCCCCAGCTCCCTGGCAGCTCAAACCCTTCCCATTTTGGATCCCACCGTATCAACGTCCTCTGCCAAACCCCTTCCCTAACCTCTTCCTAGTTATGTCACTGCTCCAAGCCAGCCCTGTCCCTCAGATCAACAGCACCTCTGCAGAACCTCCTTTTCAGTAAGGAGGTTGACCCCCACTCCCCATTAGATGCCCCCTGGGGACATTCACATCCCCCCTCTCTCAATCTCCAGATTCCAACAACTCCACtcccatcaccacctccacccaGGCACTATCTCCATCTCCCAACCTGGTTCCTGGTGCTCCCTGATGGGGTGTGGAGGTCCTGGGCTGGGAGGATAGAGAGAGAATCGTAACAACAGCAAAAGCGGACACGCATCCAGcgttactgtgtgccaggaatggTTCTAAGGGCTTGACCCACGATTCCATTTACTCCTTCCAGGAACCAGATGAGGAGGTCCCATcacatccctattttacagatgaggaagttaagtaatttgcctcaGGTGACATAGGTAACAAGTGGCAGAGCAGGGTAGAggtgaagggaaaagaaggaaagggtgGGCCTGGGATGGACAGGAGTGGATAAAAGGAGATCCGCAAATATGGGGAAGCAAAGTGGCTGAACCCAAACAGGGAGGGCCCCactcacctcttcttttttttaataagattttatttagggatccctgggtggcgcagcggcttagcacctgcctttggctcagggcgcgatcctggagacccaggatcgaatcccacatcaggctcccggtgcatggagcctgcttctccctctgcctgtgtctctgcctctctctctctctgtgactatcataaataaataaaaatttaaaaaaaataagattttatttattcacgagagaggcagagacagagacataggcagagggagaagcaggctccccatggggagcctgatgccgactcagtcccaggacttaggatcacaacctgagctgttTCCCAGCTCCAACCATGACACCTTGCTATTCCCCCAACACACCAGCTCAGTTCAGTCCAGCCCCTGGGGTCTTTGCATCATTTCCCTTTCCCTGGCGattcttccttttcattcaaGTCTTAATTCAAAGATAATCTTTCCAGAGAGACTTTCCTTTAACCTCCTAGGTTTACACCTCCACCCCCTACCAATTGTCCTGATGTCTGCAAATGACTCTAAAATCCATAAAAACCAAGATGGGTTGATGGATGGGGATGTGATAAAGCAAGCACAATAAAATGTTGATGATAGAATCTAGGTGGTGGGTATATGGGTGTTCACTGtgtaaaattatttcaacttcgctgcatgtttgaaatttttcataacaCATGCCGGGCCGAGGACTCTTCTAGAGACTACAGAGGCAACGAAAagcggcccccccccccatttttatcACATCATCTCATTTCCTATATTGCACTTATCATGCTTATTAATAATCTtgtctcttgggcagcccaggtggctcagcggtttagcgccgccttcagcccagggtgtgatcctggagacctgggatggagtcccatgttgagctccctgcatggagcctgcttctccctctgcctgtgtctcggtgtctctcatgaataaataaataatctttttaaaaaataataatcttgtgtctttattgtttgtttgtttattgcttATTCTCTGGTCACTGACATATAAGCCTCCTGAGGGGAGTGGCATGGGCACCAATTTTCTCCAGTGTCCAGAACGGCCAATAGCACCCAGGACGGGCTCAGTAAACACGTGTTCTTGAATGGCTTTCAGAAGAGGGCCTGAGAGCTAGGCCTCTTCCAGACTCACTGCGGAAGCCACACAGAAGTGACACAGAAGCCTGGGGTCACTAGAAGGGAAGGGGGGAACCCCCCAGCAGTTGGAGAATGCCCCGTATGGCCAGGAAATGTGAGTTGGCCTGAAAAGAGGGCAACAGGTGGAAGTTTTCTAAGGTCTTAATTCCCGCCGCAGGCTTACTAATAGAGAGCAGCAAGCATTCTCACACTTCCACAATTAGGCCCCGCCCCAAGCCTAGGcaccacacccacacccacacccccgcccccccccccccccgcccccgtctccAAGGCTCTGTCCAAAGCAAGAACCCCAGCCTATCTGACCTCAGGATGCCCCTCAGGCCTAGCTCCTACTCCCTTCGCCCCAGCACTTCTCCCTGTACCTTAAACTCCACCCCGAAAGCATCTAGCCTTCCGTCTAGGCAGTGGCCCCTCTTGCCTAGTTTAGATCCTCCTTTCTCAGTTCCGCCCTAAATCCCGATTCTTCCTCTCCAACGTAAGCCCTACTTTCCTTGAAGGTTAGCAGGGAGAAGCGCCCCAGGGAAAGCCTAGAGCCTGGATTCAAAAATTAGACAGGCTGGATCTGTCGAAGCCGAGGTGAAGAAGGTTGGTGGAAAGAGAGGAGGCGGTCTGGTCCCTAGTTTGCTCGGGGCCCCTTGGAGGAGGGGCCCCAAACCTGGAGCCACGCCCCCACTGTGCCGGCTCCCCATTGGATACTGTGTTCTGCTCTGGCCTCTCTGATTGGTCCCTCCGCGATCCCTCTAGCCAAACCTACTCTGCATTGGGCAGTCCCGAGAGCCCCCCTCGCTGATTGGTCCTTGCTTTCCAAACTCCCTGCTCCTGATTGGGCGACTCCTGGTACATGCCTCTTTCTGATTGGACTGTTTGCAATCATGAGCCTGGAGGCTGacagaagggaaagaggagagggagaggggaggaggacgAAGGTGAGGGGGTGAGTCCCCTAAATCCCCTGCCTGACAAGAGTAGCCATTACCACCAGATTAGCCTTGAGTTAAAGTTCTAACTGTGCAAACCACTAGCAGTGGGGGCTTCAGGCAACCAATGGCTTCTGTggctcagtttgctcatctgtaagtTGGGGATAATGATAACGATCCTCATGGGGTAACTGTAAGGATTAGATGAGTTAACACTTGTGAAGTGCTTGTGGAAATGCCTGGCACCTAGGAAGCCCGCAATCACAGAGTTAACTATTAGTATTAATCTGATCATGTAAGtgcatgaccttggacaagtccttTGGCCTCTCTGCGCTCTGCAGGCCGGCGGTTGCTTGACCTCTTAATTGAACGACCCCTCCTATCCCCAGCCTCCCTCTTCTTCCACCCCTCGCCATCAGAGACTGAGGCTGTGatcagagggaggagtagagatGTGCCTGGCAGAgatgaggtggggagggcaccAGGACGGGTGTCAGAGAGGAGCTCAAATCCGGCGCCCCACAAATACCGGAGTGGGGGGGCTTGTGTGTGCGCGATTTCTCTCTGCAAAGGGCTTATCCTGGCATGGGGCAAGGGGGCAAAGGATGGGTAGAGTGGATGGTTTGTTCTGGCCAGGAGAGCTGGGGAGGGGTTGGAGCTGGGCTCCTGGACCCTCCCTCAGGAAtgacagggctgggggaggggcagcccaggcccaAGGTCATTGTGTCACTGTTACCATGGCAACGAACACCTCTCAACAGGGAACCTGaaaaggggtggaggggggagctCCCAGGTCCTTGGATCTGGGGACAGAGAGAAGAACAGAGACCGGGAGAAGCTCAGAGAAAGAGTGATTTATCTCTGTGAAGTCCTGCCCATCTCAGAATTCTCTGTCTGGTACACtgtgagtgctcaataaatgtcccTCAGACACAAGATAGAGAACCTGAGAGAGTCAAAAGCCCAGAGATGCCAGAAGAAAGAAGGATCTCTGGCGTGGGGCGGGCAGAGTGTCCCTTTCCTGCCCTTCAACCTCATACCCCTCAGGGGTCCACTGAGAGCCCAGGATCCTCTCACCTTCCCCAGCCTTGGGCCCTCAGTCCTCCCTAACCACACAAACCACCCACCCCAGCAACTCCCTTATGCAATTATGTTTGATCCTTCAAGTTCTTCCTACCTGGGGGCTCACTGAGAACAGTTTTCAGTGCCAGCTAACGCCTGCTAGTTCctagagctggggtggggagtggggaggaggggaaacagGTGCTCTGTCTCCTTCACTCTCAGGAACCCAGGTGTCTTTATTCCCCTCGGAGTGGCCCCCTCCGGGGCTCAATATTCCCCAATTCCTCCAGGAaacccagccccctcccccacctcccaccaacTCCTCCCCAGGAAACCCTACAGGCCCCTCCCCTTCTTTCCGAGAAACAGGTATTCCCCCCCCTTCCTCCTGGGACTCAGCGGGCATCCATTTGGTCTGCCTGCCCTCTGCTGGCCGAAGGCCGGTACTGCAGGGACTGCCGGCTAGCGCTCACAACTAGATACAGAACCAGAGCTGAGAGTGTTCctgcattttaatttccttagGGTCTCAGAGTTCCAGTTCTTGGGGTCCCAGTCCCCAGTTTCTTCAGGGACTCCGACATCAGGAATTCCGTTCCCCAGCCCAGAGGTCAACGAAAGAAGGACAACTTCTCTTGGAGCCAGGCCTCAGTGAGGTCTTCCGTGGTGCGGATTTCAAACACCTGGGCAAGGAGAGGCCTCTGCATTAAGACCCACTCAGGAACTGAAGGAGTGAGCTCtagctccctcctcccctcagaACGGGTGCCCAGACCCTCAGCCCATCCTCCTTCAGACCCAAAAGCCCAGACTTTCCCCCTCCTCGTCCCTAGCACTGGGGAgcctcagccccaggcccagaCCTTTGTGAGCTCTGCAGTCTGCACCAGCCTATTCTTACTCCCTGCATACATCATCTGCTGTTCAGGCTTGCAACCtgtgtggaaaagagaaaagagcataATTGGGGGACCCTGGTTATCACTAAGGCCCTAGTAATGTCATGCAGGCCTTTAAGTTTTCCTAGGGTCCTGGGAGTTGTTCTAACATGTTCTCTTGAAGCTATACCCAGATTGTGGGGGCTTTGTTTGGGGGGGCTTGTTATTCTGAGGGTCCCTGGAAATGGCTGAGAGGCCACACAGGAGTTAGATTCTAAGTAAAAGGGTAGGGGTTAACTTGCTTATACACCTTGGGACTAAGGAGGACCTGTGGGCTCTTAAGGAATCTGAacccctgcctccaccccactACCCTCCCAGCACTCAcaccgcacacacacacacaccacgtgCCATACACTCACACAGTCACCAGTCACACACACCTGCACCCACGTATATGTTctcacacaccccacacacagaCTCTCAGACCCTCTTGTGGGGACAGGTAGAGAGCTGTGCCTCACCCACAGGACTGGAGAAGATAAAGCATAGAGGGTAGGACACTCGGCCATCCTCGTGCACGTACTTGTAGCTGTAAACCACGAACCTGCACCAGTGAAAGGGAATTCAAATTCAGTACTTTTGCCTGGAGCCCGAGGCCCAATACCCATTACCTGAGTTCACAATCTTGAAATCTTGCCTAAGAAGCTAGGGTTAACAAATGAAACCCAGGATACTGGcctcaaaatgatgaaaaataataatcacaggTGCCTGTTTGATTCATAATAACCCTCTGACATAAGTGCCCTTATTATCCCCATactacagatgggaaaacagaggcccagagtcACTTAGCCAAGGTTCCGTGGATAGAGGGAAGATTTTAGCCCAGGGAATTCAGTGCCAGACTGTAAGGGCTCAAGCACCATGCTGTAATGTCCAGAGCTCTAGACCTCTGGCCTGAGACCAGAGCCGGATCCACAATTTGCCaagcccagtgcaaaatgaaaacgtGGGGCCTCGTGTTCAAAAGGCAAGAGAAGAGCTGTTCCCTTTCCTCTGCAGTCTCTCTCCAAACTGGTCGTGGTCTTACTAAATTTGCTACTTGTCCTTCTGAAGGAGGGACCATGTAGGAGCTGAAGGAGGCTCCAAGTCCCCAGCACAGGCTCCACTATCCCATCAGACTCGacacaaaacacaaattcaaagataaaactattttaagggggatccctgggtggctcagcggtttggcacctgcctttggcccagggcgcgatcctggagtcccaggatcgagtcccacgtcaggctcccagcatggagcctgcttctccctcctcctttgtctctgcctttctctctctctatgtctatcataaataaataaataaatctttaaaaaaaaaaactattttaaaaaaattcagatggCAGGCAGCTGCAGAGCAGTAAGCCCTGTGTTCGAGACTCCCTTCTGTGTATGGGGCCCAGTGTGACCACACTTGTCAGACAGCTGGGGAGCTGATCCCAGCTGAGATCTAGAGCCTGAGAGTGAGGGTCAAAATCCTGGGGAGCCCAAAATTCACCCCAGTGGAGATGAAAAATCTACACAGACTAGATTTTATAGGCGTGTCAAAGAGCTCCTCCTACAGAAAGCACCAGACTTAGGTGGCTTCACACAGAATTCTCCCCAATCGTTAAAGGTCAAGTGACTCCTCTGCTACCCAGAGTATTCTCAAGCATTGAAATgaggaaaatttcattttttgtttaatgaTGTAAGTGTAATCATGAGACCAAAGCCCaacagtttgtaaaaaaaaaaaaaaaaaaaaaaaaaacaaataaataaagagcaaGGTCTAATATCACATGTGACTATCAGTGTAAAATTCTGCaataaagggacgcctgggtggctcagtggttgagcgtctgcctttggctcagattgtgatcccggagtcctgggatcgagtcctatatcaggttCCCTatagggaggcagagggagacagaaggagacataggcttctccctctgcccatgtctctgtctctctctgtgtctctcaagtaaataaataataaaatgtaaaaaaaaaaaattctgcaataTTAGTATACAAACAAAAAGTCCTAGGGTGTGAATTCATGGCCTCAATCCCAGATCAGAGCCTGTGATTAAGGCTGGAATCTGAAGGGTCCCTCAGTCTGTTCCTTCGCCACCACCCCCTCTCCCAGGCCTgaccctcccccttccttcccccagggTACCTGGGCTGTCTCTCTGGCAACTCTGTTTTTAGTTCCTCTGGAGAAatgttctggggggggggggtagggggagaaaaagaaaagactgtcaTTAAGTCAGCACAAACTATGTGCCGAGGCACTTAGTTCAAGAAACACCCATAGATCAACTCATTGACTTCTCCCACAATTCTGTGCAGTAGCTTCTATTCTTATCCCCCCCCTTTACAGGTGAGCAAACCGAGGCCCAGACTTGTTAAGATGCTTGGCCAAGGTGGCAGATAGTGAGCAGCATGATTCAGATTTGAATCTGGATTCAAATCATAACCATGTTGCTGCACTGCCTTTCGGAGGACCTGAGAGAGCCCAGCTCCTAGCCAATCCCCCTTGCCTGTCAAACAtccccagcctcagcctccatgggccacccccacccccactgccaatCCTTACAACATTATAAAGTAACTCTTATCCCCGTGGGACTGATAAAGACATCAAGGTGAGAAAAGGTGAGGTCTACCCTTTTAGGAAGGATTCCTGCTAGGCTTTTGACTTATCAGGAAACTTTCATTTTGGTGCCAATAAAATATCGTCGTTGTCATCACTGTCATCATTTCATCAAGCATATTCTAGATGCCAGGCCCTCTTCTAAACCCATTATAAGAATTAAAGCATCGAATCCATAGTCAACCCAAAGGGGTAAGTTCCAGTACCCTCGtttcaaagatgaggaaacagagacccaTGCAGATGGTGTCTCTTGCCTAGAGTCACAGCTGAGCTGGGATCTGCCCTCCAGGCCTTTCTGGCCCCCGATGCCAGGCTCCTGGCATCGTCCAGCCCTCTGGTACTCCCAGGCCCACCCTGCACTTCTTGGAGGTCCCGTCCATCCCAGACCCTCACCT
Protein-coding sequences here:
- the GMFG gene encoding glia maturation factor gamma isoform X1 — encoded protein: MPGKRLAQWRPPTNGSCCFDYCSLFMPQTTLDLVTKRSGGPHAEVKVDKDRQMVVLEEEFQNISPEELKTELPERQPRFVVYSYKYVHEDGRVSYPLCFIFSSPVGCKPEQQMMYAGSKNRLVQTAELTKVFEIRTTEDLTEAWLQEKLSFFR
- the GMFG gene encoding glia maturation factor gamma isoform X2, with amino-acid sequence MSDSLVVCEVDPELKEKLRKFRFRKETDNAAIIMKVDKDRQMVVLEEEFQNISPEELKTELPERQPRFVVYSYKYVHEDGRVSYPLCFIFSSPVGCKPEQQMMYAGSKNRLVQTAELTKVFEIRTTEDLTEAWLQEKLSFFR
- the GMFG gene encoding glia maturation factor gamma isoform X4, which gives rise to MVVLEEEFQNISPEELKTELPERQPRFVVYSYKYVHEDGRVSYPLCFIFSSPVGCKPEQQMMYAGSKNRLVQTAELTKVFEIRTTEDLTEAWLQEKLSFFR
- the GMFG gene encoding glia maturation factor gamma isoform X3; translated protein: MKVDKDRQMVVLEEEFQNISPEELKTELPERQPRFVVYSYKYVHEDGRVSYPLCFIFSSPVGCKPEQQMMYAGSKNRLVQTAELTKVFEIRTTEDLTEAWLQEKLSFFR